A stretch of Petrotoga mexicana DSM 14811 DNA encodes these proteins:
- a CDS encoding ABC transporter permease, which translates to MKTIFGIVLIVLLWYFLSFVIGSSFVLPFPHEVLGNLINQLSTPRFYVSLWNTVWKTLIVLFLSSFFGIIFGFFMGMSDTIYEIFRPMLMMIQAIPVVSWLAFVVFLWGVGWRGPILISTMAILPNTVFTTTSGIKNIDRKLLEMVRLYKVSRSKIFRHVYLASIVPFVIAAIEVSIGNVWKVVLVTEFLVGGNGLGVELAWARQYVDVPRIYAITILAVILGITTERVFKIISRRMLERWEMY; encoded by the coding sequence ATGAAAACTATTTTTGGAATTGTGTTGATCGTTTTACTTTGGTACTTTCTTTCTTTTGTCATAGGTTCATCTTTTGTGTTACCTTTTCCTCATGAAGTTTTAGGCAATTTAATAAATCAGCTAAGTACACCGAGGTTTTATGTGTCATTATGGAACACGGTATGGAAAACTTTGATTGTTTTGTTTCTTTCTTCTTTTTTTGGAATAATTTTTGGGTTTTTTATGGGAATGAGCGACACGATATATGAAATTTTTAGGCCTATGCTGATGATGATACAAGCCATACCAGTGGTTTCTTGGCTTGCTTTTGTTGTATTTCTATGGGGGGTTGGATGGCGTGGCCCTATTTTAATAAGCACTATGGCCATTTTACCTAATACGGTTTTTACAACCACTTCTGGGATTAAGAACATCGATAGAAAATTACTTGAGATGGTACGGTTGTACAAAGTATCAAGGTCTAAAATATTTAGGCATGTATACTTAGCTTCGATCGTTCCGTTTGTAATTGCAGCGATAGAAGTTTCGATAGGGAATGTATGGAAAGTTGTGTTAGTTACAGAGTTTCTAGTTGGTGGAAATGGTTTGGGGGTAGAACTTGCCTGGGCTAGACAGTATGTCGATGTTCCTAGGATCTATGCCATTACTATCTTAGCCGTTATATTAGGTATAACTACAGAGCGTGTGTTTAAAATTATTTCAAGAAGGATGTTAGAAAGATGGGAAATGTACTAA
- a CDS encoding ABC transporter substrate-binding protein, with product MKKITLLIVSFFFTLLVFSITVTNPLGPTVVPVTGLMEDTIEEEVEINVSLWKDANEAVALLVSNQADFAVLPITVGANLYAQGLEIILLGVHEWKAFYLIGSSNVDFEDVKSLKGCEIYSPHGRGQTVDVLMRYLLVRNGLVPDKDVKFSYLPPQEIVSLFKAGKVEYAALPEPFATLAITGTEGEIILDFQNEWNKISGSKYGLPIAGLFVKNEILEKEPDIVSKVENAFSESVEWANANLDQSLKITNEYLTIPVPILKEAMNRLVFEYIPIVECKEEVDNFLNTMHELYPEGLPTLPTEGFYYL from the coding sequence ATGAAAAAAATAACTTTGTTAATTGTCTCTTTTTTCTTTACACTCTTGGTCTTTTCTATTACAGTCACTAATCCTTTAGGTCCAACCGTCGTTCCGGTAACAGGGTTGATGGAAGATACGATAGAAGAAGAGGTAGAAATAAATGTAAGTCTTTGGAAGGATGCTAATGAAGCGGTAGCGTTGTTGGTATCCAATCAAGCAGATTTTGCCGTGCTTCCTATAACCGTAGGTGCAAATTTATACGCTCAAGGTTTAGAAATAATATTGTTAGGCGTTCACGAATGGAAAGCATTTTATTTGATAGGAAGTAGCAATGTTGATTTTGAAGATGTAAAAAGTTTAAAAGGTTGTGAAATCTATTCTCCTCATGGTCGAGGTCAAACTGTAGACGTTTTGATGAGGTATCTTTTGGTGAGAAATGGTTTGGTTCCTGATAAAGATGTAAAATTCAGCTACCTTCCTCCCCAGGAGATAGTTTCTCTGTTCAAAGCAGGTAAGGTAGAATATGCTGCTTTACCAGAACCATTTGCTACATTAGCTATAACAGGGACTGAAGGAGAAATAATTTTAGACTTTCAAAATGAATGGAATAAAATCTCAGGTTCAAAGTATGGTCTTCCTATAGCAGGACTTTTTGTTAAAAATGAGATTTTAGAAAAAGAACCTGATATCGTTTCAAAAGTTGAGAATGCGTTTTCTGAAAGTGTTGAGTGGGCTAATGCAAATTTAGATCAATCATTAAAAATAACCAACGAATACTTAACTATCCCCGTTCCAATACTTAAAGAAGCTATGAATAGATTAGTTTTTGAATATATTCCTATTGTGGAATGTAAAGAAGAAGTAGATAACTTTTTAAATACGATGCATGAACTTTATCCGGAAGGGTTGCCTACTTTACCGACAGAAGGATTTTATTATCTATGA
- the thrC gene encoding threonine synthase — protein MRNFSFWPGIINAYKQYMPVDEKTEIITLQEGNTPLIFAEKISNIWDIELYLKYDGANPTGSFKDRGMTLAVTKAVQNGDKAIICASTGNTSASAAAYGSRAGLKTAVIIPEGKIALGKLSQALMHGAIVIPIKGNFDVALEITRKIADNYPITLVNSLNPYRIEGQKSAAFEVCDQLGGKSPDILAIPVGNAGNITAYWKGFKEYFKDHKTDKLPKMIGFEAEGSAAIVKNQVIKEPETVATAIRIGNPVNWEKAVEAAKESGGFINFVTDEEILNTYKELASLEGVFAEPASAASVAGVKKMLKLDKIKKGSKIVAVLTGHGLKDPDTAISVIPRVNPVEPEIGTILKMIGL, from the coding sequence ATGAGAAATTTTAGTTTTTGGCCGGGTATAATAAATGCTTATAAACAATACATGCCCGTCGATGAGAAAACAGAAATAATTACTTTGCAAGAAGGGAACACTCCTTTGATATTTGCAGAAAAAATTAGTAATATTTGGGATATTGAGCTTTATCTGAAATATGATGGGGCTAATCCCACGGGATCTTTTAAAGACAGGGGAATGACGTTAGCCGTAACCAAAGCGGTTCAGAACGGTGATAAAGCCATAATCTGTGCTTCAACGGGTAACACATCTGCCTCCGCTGCGGCTTATGGAAGTAGGGCAGGATTAAAAACAGCGGTTATAATTCCTGAAGGGAAAATTGCCCTCGGAAAATTGTCTCAGGCTCTAATGCACGGGGCTATAGTTATACCGATAAAAGGTAATTTTGACGTTGCCTTAGAGATTACTAGAAAGATTGCCGACAATTACCCTATAACCCTTGTAAACTCACTTAATCCATACAGGATAGAGGGGCAAAAAAGTGCAGCTTTTGAGGTATGTGATCAATTAGGTGGTAAATCTCCTGATATATTGGCGATTCCAGTGGGGAATGCAGGAAACATCACAGCTTATTGGAAAGGTTTCAAAGAATACTTTAAAGATCACAAAACAGACAAGTTGCCCAAGATGATCGGTTTTGAAGCGGAAGGCTCGGCAGCTATTGTAAAAAATCAGGTCATAAAGGAACCAGAAACCGTTGCAACTGCCATAAGAATAGGGAATCCAGTTAATTGGGAGAAGGCTGTAGAAGCCGCAAAAGAATCCGGTGGGTTTATAAATTTTGTTACCGACGAGGAGATATTGAACACGTATAAAGAATTGGCATCACTCGAAGGTGTGTTTGCAGAACCTGCTTCTGCAGCTTCGGTAGCTGGTGTTAAAAAGATGCTCAAATTGGATAAGATAAAAAAAGGAAGTAAAATTGTTGCGGTACTCACGGGACATGGTTTAAAAGATCCCGATACTGCAATTAGTGTGATACCGAGGGTCAATCCAGTAGAACCAGAAATTGGTACCATATTGAAAATGATAGGACTGTAA
- a CDS encoding homoserine dehydrogenase produces the protein MIKVGLLGCGTVGGGVYNILTTKKEDIERKLGEEIQIKRILVNEKNKKRKYDVDASLLTENYKEIIEDPEIQLVVELIGGETPTLGYIKEAINHHKNIVTANKLILAKYGREIFQLAKNNNVKVYYEGSVGGGIPIIKTLKESMIANKIGRIYGILNGTTNYILTQMTEKSIDFEDALKKAQSLGYAESDPYFDVSGLDCAYKISILSSLAFESFIDVNSIYVEGIDKIEREDIEIAEELGYTIKLLAIGKRYEDKMLDIRVHPTFIPKSNPLSKINGVYNVVQIHGDVVGDIMIYGQGAGEMPTASAVVADIMEAAKSIKYHIENEYSIGRLNGLKLIGTDEIENSFYIRLRVNDIPGVFAKIAKAFGDNEVSIASVIQKHRLNPVVPIFLLTHPIEEKKMKKAIDSLKELDDVIEIKNIIRVEDFNEKF, from the coding sequence ATGATTAAAGTAGGTCTTCTTGGTTGCGGTACGGTTGGAGGAGGCGTGTACAATATCCTCACAACTAAAAAGGAAGATATAGAAAGAAAACTAGGTGAGGAAATTCAAATCAAAAGGATCTTGGTGAATGAAAAGAATAAAAAAAGGAAGTACGATGTAGATGCTTCATTGCTTACTGAAAACTATAAAGAGATCATAGAAGATCCTGAAATTCAGCTCGTGGTGGAGTTAATTGGTGGAGAAACCCCAACATTAGGGTATATTAAAGAAGCTATCAACCATCACAAAAATATTGTAACAGCCAATAAGTTAATATTAGCTAAGTATGGTAGAGAGATATTTCAACTAGCAAAGAACAATAATGTCAAGGTATATTATGAAGGAAGCGTGGGTGGTGGAATCCCAATAATTAAAACTCTGAAAGAGTCTATGATTGCAAATAAAATAGGAAGAATTTATGGGATTCTAAACGGGACTACGAATTATATTTTAACTCAAATGACTGAAAAATCCATTGATTTTGAAGATGCTTTAAAAAAGGCTCAAAGCCTAGGTTATGCGGAAAGTGATCCATATTTTGATGTAAGTGGTTTGGACTGTGCATATAAAATAAGTATTTTGTCTTCATTAGCCTTTGAGAGTTTTATAGATGTTAATTCAATCTATGTAGAAGGGATTGATAAGATAGAAAGGGAAGATATAGAAATAGCTGAGGAATTAGGATATACTATCAAATTATTGGCTATTGGAAAAAGGTACGAAGACAAGATGTTGGATATAAGGGTCCATCCAACTTTTATACCAAAGAGTAATCCGCTTTCAAAAATCAACGGTGTATACAACGTCGTACAGATTCACGGAGACGTTGTTGGAGATATAATGATTTACGGACAAGGTGCCGGAGAGATGCCAACCGCAAGCGCGGTTGTTGCAGATATTATGGAAGCTGCCAAAAGTATTAAATACCATATTGAAAACGAATACAGTATCGGAAGGTTAAACGGCTTGAAGTTAATTGGGACAGATGAGATTGAAAACTCTTTCTATATAAGATTGAGAGTTAATGACATACCTGGTGTTTTTGCAAAAATAGCCAAGGCTTTTGGAGATAACGAAGTTAGCATCGCTTCTGTAATTCAAAAACACAGACTTAATCCTGTTGTACCAATATTTTTACTTACGCATCCAATCGAAGAGAAAAAAATGAAAAAAGCAATCGATTCGTTGAAAGAATTAGATGATGTGATAGAAATAAAAAATATAATAAGGGTGGAGGATTTCAATGAGAAATTTTAG
- a CDS encoding carbohydrate kinase family protein: MAILCAGEILFDFISKSPNKGLGESEFFEKRPGGSPFNVAVGLAKLGADVSFLTKISQDQFGKFLFKYLKENGVNTDYSFTAEGLKTCLAFAAVDAQGKAEYEFYRDNAADTRLELKDIANLQYEKFNIFHFGSIALIDEPTSSTLTKLFDNFISRGLLTSFDPNVRKSLLKNRKSYNNLVESIIKKVDILKMSDDDLFYITEKKEVEEAISILSIKESSILFVTLGSEGSLVYKDGIIERVPGYKVKVVETVGCGDSFMAGILYKLRDLSKEDFYSISVEELVDYANFANKCAAVVATKQGAANAMPTLSEVRQFEFL, translated from the coding sequence ATGGCCATTCTCTGTGCGGGTGAAATTCTCTTTGATTTTATATCGAAATCTCCAAACAAAGGACTTGGAGAAAGTGAGTTTTTTGAAAAGCGACCTGGAGGATCTCCTTTTAATGTGGCTGTAGGTCTTGCAAAGTTAGGTGCCGATGTTTCTTTTTTAACGAAGATATCTCAGGATCAATTTGGTAAATTTCTTTTTAAGTACTTAAAAGAAAATGGAGTGAATACTGACTATTCTTTTACGGCTGAGGGGTTGAAAACTTGTTTGGCTTTTGCTGCAGTTGATGCTCAAGGAAAGGCTGAATATGAATTTTATAGAGATAATGCTGCAGACACTAGGTTAGAATTAAAAGACATAGCGAATTTGCAGTATGAAAAATTTAATATCTTTCATTTCGGTTCTATAGCTCTTATAGATGAACCTACATCGAGTACTTTGACTAAATTGTTTGACAATTTTATCTCACGAGGTTTATTAACCTCTTTTGATCCTAACGTTAGAAAGTCTTTGTTGAAAAATAGGAAAAGTTACAACAATCTTGTGGAGAGTATAATTAAAAAAGTTGATATATTGAAGATGAGCGATGATGATCTGTTTTATATAACTGAAAAAAAAGAAGTTGAAGAAGCTATTAGTATACTTTCTATCAAAGAAAGTTCTATTTTGTTTGTGACTTTAGGAAGTGAAGGTTCTTTGGTTTATAAAGATGGTATTATTGAAAGGGTTCCGGGTTATAAAGTAAAAGTTGTTGAAACTGTAGGTTGTGGAGATTCTTTCATGGCAGGCATTTTGTATAAGTTAAGGGATTTATCTAAGGAGGATTTTTACAGTATTTCTGTAGAAGAACTTGTCGACTATGCGAATTTTGCTAATAAGTGTGCAGCTGTTGTTGCTACGAAACAAGGTGCTGCGAATGCTATGCCAACTTTATCTGAAGTTAGACAATTTGAATTTTTATAA
- a CDS encoding aldo/keto reductase: MRFKKFGKTDMNVSVVGYGAWELGGNWGPIEKENGVKILNLAYDNGVNFFDTAPVYGLGQSEEIVGEFLKGKKREDIYIATKCGLEWDQRGRIRNNLKKERVLKEIDDSLKRLKCDYVDLYQIHWPDPNTPLEETAEALQQILDSKKARYIGVSNFSAHQMETLTKYVDIVSTQNYYNLLVRDVEKELFPVVDKYDLTVIPYSPLAKGLLTGKISKDYEPPKNDPRAMDEIFKSRELFVKSVEKVEELKILANRIGRPLSQMAINWLLHHKQVSTVIAGSKDDKHVLENIEAGDWELSDDIYLKIEKIVGE; the protein is encoded by the coding sequence ATGAGGTTCAAAAAGTTTGGAAAGACAGATATGAACGTATCGGTTGTAGGATACGGAGCTTGGGAGCTAGGTGGAAATTGGGGACCTATTGAGAAGGAAAATGGTGTTAAAATATTGAATTTAGCCTACGATAATGGAGTTAACTTTTTTGATACCGCCCCTGTATACGGTCTAGGTCAATCTGAAGAAATAGTTGGAGAATTTTTGAAGGGGAAAAAGAGAGAAGATATTTACATCGCAACTAAATGTGGTTTGGAATGGGATCAAAGGGGAAGAATTAGGAATAATTTAAAGAAAGAAAGGGTATTGAAAGAAATAGATGATTCACTGAAAAGACTTAAATGTGATTATGTTGATCTATATCAAATTCATTGGCCTGATCCCAATACTCCATTAGAAGAAACTGCAGAGGCGTTACAACAGATTTTAGATAGCAAAAAAGCTAGATACATCGGTGTGTCTAACTTTAGTGCACACCAAATGGAGACTTTGACAAAGTATGTGGATATTGTATCCACCCAAAATTATTACAACTTATTGGTTAGAGACGTTGAAAAAGAGCTTTTTCCAGTTGTTGATAAATACGATTTAACGGTAATTCCATACAGTCCTCTTGCCAAAGGGTTGTTGACGGGAAAGATTTCCAAGGATTATGAACCACCGAAGAACGATCCTAGAGCTATGGATGAAATATTCAAGAGTAGGGAGCTTTTTGTAAAAAGTGTAGAAAAAGTTGAGGAATTAAAGATTTTAGCCAATAGAATTGGAAGACCTTTATCTCAGATGGCTATAAATTGGTTATTACATCACAAACAAGTATCAACAGTTATTGCAGGTTCAAAAGATGATAAGCATGTTTTGGAAAATATTGAAGCTGGGGATTGGGAGCTTAGCGATGACATTTATCTAAAGATCGAAAAAATAGTTGGTGAATAG
- a CDS encoding HD domain-containing phosphohydrolase, which translates to MKAKNIIVSLVFLSASIFTFSEKLNIILAEYYPDVYLENVELEGFVIDILNEIEKNSDLTFEITVKNWTNAYNTFLSDKNYDLIGLIAPTPERKDTLKFYKTVTFIDSLIMTRYDNNQTYEELKNYPVGVLDGSFLIDILKNEGFTDIRKYKTNENIISDLLNEKLSSAAIEDERIVSHYIIINNLKPNIRYVKVFDSTPLTFASKKNSKKEEALQIFESTLNKVLKSERFDMIENLWMGISTTLSVEREKSINRMLIVLIIILIGFIVTLVFFYFRSRKMINTINKANTQLRDSYNKISDLSNEKETLSEKLITMYQIFYSFIESEDTKTILNDAIEGLVKLIPEAKTGSIGLVTDHRWEIYAAYGFTEEINSLTLPIDKVIKVGKHVQEVHNLDSYNEDLSVEITNILTKSGAVNLGSSLLMDLYNKERFIGNISVNSKESREFSDISKELMEIFGRLIEIFIDLKFEEREAIDAYNYSLKKLSDVAERFDMETSEHMNRICEISYEIAKNLGLDERFAQEIKTYAYYHDIGKILIPIEILRKKGSLNVSEWEEMKKHPVYGADIIGDAEIFKVARNIALYHQERYNGSGYPYGLKDEEIPIEARIVAVADVYDALRSERPYKKSFSHEESMKILLEGDDRTSPEQFDPKVLKVFVKIAEKFKDMY; encoded by the coding sequence TTGAAAGCCAAAAATATTATAGTTTCTTTAGTTTTTTTGAGCGCGTCTATTTTTACTTTTTCAGAAAAACTTAATATCATTTTAGCTGAATATTACCCAGATGTATACCTTGAGAATGTTGAATTAGAAGGTTTTGTGATTGATATTCTGAACGAAATAGAAAAAAACTCAGATTTAACGTTTGAAATAACGGTGAAAAACTGGACTAATGCATACAATACCTTTTTAAGCGACAAAAATTACGACTTAATAGGACTAATAGCGCCAACTCCAGAAAGAAAAGATACTTTAAAATTTTATAAGACGGTTACTTTTATAGACTCATTAATAATGACAAGGTACGATAACAACCAAACATACGAAGAATTGAAAAATTATCCGGTAGGGGTTTTAGATGGAAGTTTTTTAATAGATATTCTAAAAAATGAAGGATTTACAGATATTAGAAAGTACAAAACAAATGAAAACATCATATCAGATTTGTTAAACGAAAAATTGTCTTCTGCTGCTATAGAAGATGAAAGAATTGTTTCACACTATATTATTATTAATAATCTAAAACCTAACATCCGATATGTAAAGGTATTTGATTCGACGCCTCTAACCTTTGCCTCAAAAAAAAATAGCAAAAAAGAAGAAGCTTTACAAATATTTGAAAGTACCCTGAATAAAGTTCTGAAAAGTGAAAGATTTGACATGATTGAAAACTTATGGATGGGGATAAGTACTACTTTGAGCGTTGAACGTGAGAAAAGTATCAATAGAATGCTTATTGTTTTGATAATAATTTTGATTGGTTTCATCGTTACTTTAGTTTTCTTTTATTTTAGAAGTAGAAAAATGATTAACACCATAAACAAAGCTAATACACAATTAAGAGATTCCTATAATAAAATAAGTGATCTTAGCAATGAAAAAGAGACATTGAGTGAAAAACTCATAACGATGTATCAAATATTTTATTCTTTCATTGAAAGTGAAGATACAAAGACAATTTTAAATGATGCTATAGAAGGTTTAGTAAAATTGATACCAGAAGCCAAAACAGGAAGCATAGGGCTGGTAACCGATCATCGATGGGAAATCTATGCTGCATATGGTTTCACTGAAGAAATAAACAGTTTAACCTTGCCCATTGATAAAGTTATAAAAGTAGGAAAACACGTTCAAGAGGTTCATAATTTGGATTCGTATAATGAAGATCTTTCAGTAGAAATTACCAATATCTTAACTAAATCTGGTGCAGTCAATTTGGGAAGTAGTTTACTTATGGACTTATACAACAAAGAAAGATTTATAGGTAACATCTCGGTAAATTCAAAAGAAAGTAGGGAGTTTTCTGATATCTCCAAAGAATTAATGGAAATTTTTGGAAGATTGATAGAAATTTTTATAGATTTAAAATTTGAGGAAAGAGAAGCTATTGATGCTTATAATTATTCTCTAAAAAAACTTAGTGATGTTGCAGAACGTTTTGATATGGAAACCTCAGAACATATGAACAGAATCTGCGAAATAAGTTACGAAATAGCTAAAAATTTAGGTTTAGATGAAAGATTTGCTCAAGAGATAAAAACATATGCGTACTATCATGATATTGGAAAAATACTTATACCCATTGAGATTTTAAGAAAGAAAGGTTCTTTAAATGTTTCTGAGTGGGAAGAAATGAAAAAACACCCGGTATATGGAGCAGATATAATCGGAGACGCAGAAATTTTTAAAGTTGCCAGAAACATTGCACTTTACCACCAGGAAAGATACAATGGAAGCGGATATCCATATGGTTTAAAAGATGAAGAAATTCCGATTGAAGCTAGGATAGTTGCCGTGGCAGATGTATACGATGCGCTCAGAAGTGAAAGACCTTATAAAAAATCTTTTTCACACGAAGAAAGCATGAAAATATTATTAGAAGGAGACGACAGAACCTCTCCAGAACAATTTGACCCTAAAGTATTAAAAGTGTTTGTCAAGATCGCAGAAAAGTTTAAAGATATGTACTAA
- the groES gene encoding co-chaperone GroES, which yields MTVKPLGNRLLIKPITEERKTEGGIVLPDSAKEKPQKAEVKEVGKLDEDYDLKVGDKVIFSKYAGTEIKIDDEDYIIIDVEDVLAKVED from the coding sequence ATGACGGTGAAACCATTAGGAAACAGGTTACTCATTAAGCCCATTACCGAAGAAAGAAAAACTGAAGGTGGTATAGTACTACCAGATTCAGCAAAAGAAAAACCTCAAAAGGCAGAAGTTAAAGAAGTCGGGAAACTAGATGAAGATTATGATTTAAAAGTAGGAGACAAGGTAATCTTTTCTAAATATGCAGGAACTGAAATCAAGATAGATGATGAGGATTATATCATCATTGATGTGGAAGACGTACTAGCAAAAGTAGAAGACTAA
- the groL gene encoding chaperonin GroEL (60 kDa chaperone family; promotes refolding of misfolded polypeptides especially under stressful conditions; forms two stacked rings of heptamers to form a barrel-shaped 14mer; ends can be capped by GroES; misfolded proteins enter the barrel where they are refolded when GroES binds), which produces MAKMLKFNEDARRALERGVNTVADAVKITLGPKGRNVVLEKSWGSPTITNDGVSIAKEIELKDKFEALGAELVKEVASKTNDVAGDGTTTATVLAQFMIQEGLKNVAAGANPILMRNGIAKATDKAVEQIRNASRKLSSKEDIAHVASISANNEEIGNIIAEAMDKVGEDGVITVEDSKTLETYVEFTEGMQFDRGYISPYFVTNTEKMEAEMKEPYILITDKKISAVKSIVPILEKVAQSGKPLVIIAEDVEGEALSTLVLNKLRGTLESVAVKAPGFGDRRKEMLRDIAILTGGTVISEEIGLTLEDVSINDLGQADLVRVAKEDTIIVGGKGEPTAIKERIAQIKAQIENTTSDYEKETLQERLAKLSGGVAVIKAGAATETELKEKKHRIEDALSATRAAVEEGIVAGGGVTLLRTKKAVEEFANTLSGDEKIGAQLVAKSLDAPVKQIIRNAGLEPAIIIERILEKDDPKYGYDVLKERYINMFEAGIIDPTKVTRSALQNAASIASMLLTTEVLVAEEPKEEKGPEMPATPDMY; this is translated from the coding sequence ATGGCAAAAATGTTAAAATTTAATGAAGATGCAAGAAGAGCTTTAGAAAGAGGCGTTAATACAGTTGCAGATGCTGTTAAAATAACTTTGGGACCTAAAGGAAGAAACGTAGTTTTAGAAAAGAGTTGGGGATCTCCAACTATCACAAATGATGGTGTTTCGATTGCTAAAGAAATTGAATTGAAAGATAAATTTGAAGCACTTGGAGCAGAGTTAGTTAAAGAAGTAGCTTCCAAAACAAACGATGTTGCGGGAGACGGGACAACTACCGCTACAGTTTTAGCACAGTTTATGATTCAAGAAGGATTGAAAAATGTTGCAGCTGGTGCTAATCCAATATTGATGAGAAACGGTATCGCTAAGGCTACAGATAAAGCTGTAGAGCAGATAAGGAATGCTAGCAGAAAGTTATCAAGTAAAGAAGACATTGCACATGTAGCTTCTATATCTGCTAATAACGAGGAGATTGGAAATATTATAGCGGAAGCTATGGACAAAGTAGGAGAAGATGGAGTTATAACCGTTGAAGATTCTAAAACGCTTGAAACTTATGTAGAATTCACGGAAGGAATGCAATTCGATAGAGGATATATCTCTCCATATTTTGTAACAAATACAGAAAAAATGGAAGCTGAAATGAAAGAACCTTATATATTAATTACAGATAAAAAGATTTCAGCTGTAAAATCTATAGTTCCAATTTTAGAAAAAGTTGCTCAATCGGGAAAACCGTTGGTAATAATTGCTGAAGATGTGGAAGGAGAAGCTCTTTCTACGTTGGTTCTCAACAAGCTGAGAGGAACCTTGGAATCAGTAGCTGTTAAAGCACCTGGTTTTGGAGACAGAAGAAAAGAAATGCTAAGAGATATTGCAATTTTAACCGGTGGTACAGTAATATCCGAAGAAATTGGTCTTACCTTAGAAGATGTTTCCATTAATGATCTTGGTCAAGCTGATTTGGTAAGAGTTGCAAAAGAAGATACCATTATTGTAGGAGGAAAAGGTGAACCTACAGCAATAAAAGAAAGAATAGCTCAGATAAAAGCTCAAATTGAAAATACAACTTCCGATTACGAGAAAGAGACATTACAAGAGAGATTAGCTAAATTATCTGGTGGAGTTGCAGTAATTAAAGCTGGAGCAGCTACAGAAACTGAGTTGAAAGAAAAGAAACATAGAATAGAAGATGCTTTATCTGCAACAAGAGCAGCTGTAGAAGAAGGGATCGTTGCAGGTGGAGGAGTAACGCTACTTAGAACAAAGAAAGCCGTTGAGGAATTTGCAAACACGCTATCAGGAGACGAAAAAATTGGTGCTCAATTAGTAGCAAAATCTTTAGACGCTCCTGTAAAGCAGATAATTAGAAATGCTGGTTTAGAACCCGCTATAATTATTGAAAGAATACTCGAAAAAGATGATCCAAAATATGGATACGATGTTCTAAAAGAAAGATACATTAACATGTTCGAAGCTGGAATAATCGATCCAACTAAGGTTACAAGAAGTGCACTTCAAAATGCTGCATCGATTGCTTCTATGCTTCTAACAACAGAGGTTTTAGTAGCGGAAGAACCAAAGGAAGAAAAAGGTCCAGAAATGCCAGCAACACCAGATATGTACTAA